A region from the Thauera humireducens genome encodes:
- a CDS encoding metal ABC transporter permease yields the protein MTEFLISPFTDFAFMRRALAGCLALALGATPVGVFLLLRRMSLMGDAMSHAILPGAALGYLAFGLSLGAMTIGGIVAGLVVVLAAGLVTRASVLKEDASLAAFYLLSLAAGVMIVSLRGRNLDLLHVLFGSVLALDDGSLLLIASIASVTLFCLALLFRPLVMECFDPAFLRGVSRWSPVAHYGFLMLVVLNLVSGFHALGTLMAVGIMILPSAAARLWAKGLPMLLTLAVLFAFGSGVAGLLLSFHADVPAGPAIVLVCGVVYFFSLLAAPGGLLVGRLPVRHHLKS from the coding sequence GTGACCGAATTCCTGATCTCCCCCTTCACCGATTTCGCCTTCATGCGCCGCGCGCTGGCCGGCTGCCTGGCGCTCGCACTCGGCGCCACGCCCGTCGGCGTGTTCCTGCTGCTGCGCCGCATGAGCCTGATGGGCGATGCGATGAGCCACGCCATCCTGCCCGGCGCGGCGCTCGGCTATCTCGCGTTCGGCCTGTCGCTCGGTGCGATGACGATCGGCGGCATCGTCGCCGGCCTCGTCGTGGTGCTGGCCGCAGGCCTGGTGACGCGAGCCTCGGTGCTGAAGGAAGACGCGAGCCTCGCCGCCTTCTACCTGCTGTCGCTGGCAGCCGGGGTGATGATCGTGTCGCTGCGCGGGCGCAACCTCGACCTGCTGCACGTGCTGTTCGGCTCGGTGCTCGCGCTGGACGACGGCTCGCTGCTGCTGATCGCCTCGATCGCCAGCGTCACCCTGTTCTGTCTGGCGCTGCTGTTCCGGCCGCTGGTCATGGAGTGCTTCGATCCGGCCTTCCTGCGCGGCGTCAGCCGCTGGTCGCCGGTGGCGCACTACGGCTTCCTGATGCTCGTGGTGCTCAATCTGGTCAGTGGCTTCCATGCGCTCGGCACGCTGATGGCGGTGGGCATCATGATCCTGCCCTCGGCCGCCGCACGCCTCTGGGCGAAGGGGCTGCCGATGTTGCTCACGCTGGCGGTGCTGTTCGCCTTCGGCAGCGGCGTGGCCGGCCTGCTGCTCTCCTTCCATGCCGACGTGCCTGCCGGGCCGGCCATCGTGCTGGTGTGCGGCGTGGTCTATTTCTTCTCCCTGCTCGCCGCGCCCGGCGGACTGCTGGTCGGGCGACTGCCCGTCCGTCATCACCTCAAGTCCTGA
- a CDS encoding metal ABC transporter solute-binding protein, Zn/Mn family, translating into MKNTRLMQRQLAGLCALFALSSSAALAQTPPLEVTASFSILGDLVRQVGGDKVRVRTLVGPDEDAHAFQPRPSDARDIGASALVVVNGLGFDDWMTRLARSGGYKGDVVVASKGVKTLEMDGHGHDHAHDHKHGHAADPHAWQDVGNAQQYVANITAALVAADPANAETYRHNAERYDGELKALDAEIRSAFAALPAERRKVVSSHDAFAYFGEAYGIRFLSPVGVSNNAEPTAKGVARLIGQLKKEKIPAVFIENVADPRLIERIRAESGTRVGGTLYSDALSASAGPAPDYLSMMRSNFRTLHDVLVAE; encoded by the coding sequence ATGAAGAACACCCGTCTTATGCAGCGCCAGCTCGCCGGCCTCTGCGCCCTGTTCGCCCTTTCGAGTTCGGCCGCGCTGGCCCAGACGCCACCGCTCGAGGTCACGGCCAGCTTCAGCATCCTCGGCGACCTGGTCCGTCAGGTTGGCGGCGACAAGGTCAGGGTGCGCACCCTGGTCGGCCCCGACGAAGACGCTCACGCCTTCCAGCCGCGCCCGTCGGACGCGCGCGACATCGGCGCCTCGGCGCTCGTGGTGGTCAACGGCCTTGGCTTTGACGACTGGATGACGCGGCTGGCGCGCTCGGGCGGCTACAAGGGCGACGTGGTGGTCGCCAGCAAGGGCGTGAAGACGCTCGAGATGGACGGCCACGGACACGACCACGCGCACGACCACAAGCATGGGCATGCAGCCGACCCGCACGCCTGGCAGGACGTCGGAAATGCGCAGCAGTACGTGGCCAACATCACGGCAGCGCTGGTCGCGGCCGATCCGGCCAACGCGGAAACCTACCGGCACAACGCCGAACGCTATGACGGCGAACTGAAGGCCCTCGACGCCGAAATCCGCAGCGCCTTCGCCGCGCTGCCGGCCGAGCGCCGCAAGGTCGTGAGCTCCCATGACGCCTTCGCCTACTTCGGCGAGGCCTACGGCATCCGCTTCCTGTCGCCGGTCGGCGTGTCGAACAATGCCGAGCCGACCGCCAAGGGTGTCGCGCGCCTGATCGGGCAACTGAAGAAGGAGAAGATCCCGGCGGTCTTCATCGAGAACGTCGCAGATCCGCGCCTGATCGAGCGCATTCGCGCCGAAAGCGGCACCCGCGTGGGCGGCACGCTGTATTCCGACGCCCTTTCCGCGTCAGCCGGCCCTGCGCCCGACTACCTGTCGATGATGCGCTCGAACTTCAGGACACTTCACGACGTGCTCGTCGCCGAGTAA
- a CDS encoding Fur family transcriptional regulator: protein MPDYAPYRHPLPSARELISAHGGRVTRTRIAVIETLQAGQHPLSHDEIGAALTAAGVVHDRVTLYRALDWLVEQGIAQRIAGGERAWRFEIRHDGAHRHAHFHCDRCGQILCLEDVPTESSPTLPAGFELDRAELVLHGACADCGRQGIKAGTR, encoded by the coding sequence ATGCCTGATTACGCGCCTTACCGCCATCCCCTCCCCAGCGCCCGCGAGCTCATCTCGGCCCACGGCGGCCGCGTCACGCGCACGCGCATTGCGGTCATCGAGACCCTGCAGGCCGGCCAGCATCCCCTGTCGCACGACGAAATCGGCGCAGCCCTGACAGCCGCTGGCGTCGTGCACGACCGCGTCACGCTCTATCGCGCGCTCGACTGGCTGGTGGAACAGGGCATCGCACAGCGCATTGCCGGCGGCGAACGCGCCTGGCGCTTCGAGATCCGCCACGATGGTGCGCACCGCCACGCTCATTTCCACTGCGACCGCTGTGGCCAGATCCTGTGCCTCGAGGATGTTCCGACCGAGAGCAGCCCGACACTTCCCGCGGGCTTCGAGTTGGACCGTGCCGAACTGGTTCTCCATGGCGCCTGTGCCGACTGCGGACGACAGGGCATCAAGGCTGGGACGCGATGA
- a CDS encoding metal ABC transporter ATP-binding protein: MHPVPPPLIRIENLTLGYDRHPAVHHLSGDIPAGALVAVIGPNGAGKSTLLKGLAGELRPIGGRILMPTLPPGALAYLPQRGEIDHSFPVSVFDVVAMGLWREIGAFGSLSRTQRQQVRDALAAVGLSGFESRPIGSLSGGQLQRARFARLILQDAPLILLDEPFAAIDSRTVDDLVQLIVAWHREGRTVLTVVHDLEQVRRHFPTSLLLSREPVAFGPTPQVLTPEMLARARRLSEAFDEDAPECHIELPEDTPSLAATAHAHHAPAGTPHRH, translated from the coding sequence ATGCATCCCGTTCCTCCGCCGCTGATCCGCATCGAGAACCTCACGCTGGGCTATGACCGCCATCCTGCGGTCCACCACCTGAGCGGCGACATTCCCGCGGGTGCCCTGGTGGCCGTCATCGGTCCGAACGGCGCCGGCAAGTCGACCCTGCTCAAGGGATTGGCCGGCGAGTTGCGTCCGATCGGCGGCCGCATCCTGATGCCGACGCTGCCACCCGGCGCGCTGGCCTATCTGCCGCAGCGCGGCGAGATCGACCACAGCTTTCCGGTATCGGTGTTCGACGTCGTCGCGATGGGCTTGTGGCGCGAGATCGGCGCTTTCGGCAGCCTGTCCCGCACACAACGCCAGCAGGTACGCGACGCGCTGGCCGCGGTGGGTCTGTCGGGCTTCGAGTCGCGCCCGATCGGCTCGCTGTCCGGCGGACAGTTGCAGCGCGCGCGCTTCGCCCGCCTGATCCTGCAGGACGCGCCCTTGATCCTGCTCGACGAGCCCTTCGCCGCCATCGACAGCCGCACGGTGGACGACCTCGTGCAGCTCATCGTCGCCTGGCATCGCGAGGGGCGCACCGTGCTCACCGTGGTACACGACCTCGAGCAGGTGCGCCGCCATTTCCCCACCAGCCTGCTGCTGTCGCGCGAACCGGTGGCTTTCGGCCCGACGCCCCAGGTTCTCACCCCCGAGATGCTGGCGCGCGCGCGCCGCCTGTCCGAGGCCTTCGACGAAGACGCACCCGAGTGCCACATCGAGCTGCCGGAAGACACACCTTCCTTGGCCGCCACCGCTCACGCGCATCACGCCCCTGCCGGCACGCCTCACCGGCACTGA